Proteins from one Triticum aestivum cultivar Chinese Spring chromosome 7A, IWGSC CS RefSeq v2.1, whole genome shotgun sequence genomic window:
- the LOC123153831 gene encoding G-type lectin S-receptor-like serine/threonine-protein kinase At2g19130, with the protein MPFLPIVFTLLFFLRAPASSAATDTIFAGQALGVNDNLVSKNGRYALGFFNTSSSKPSQDTTNWYLGIWFNTVPKLTSAWVANRDTPIKNTTSLELTISHDGNLVILNRSTKSIIWSTEANITRNSTTAMLLSSGNFILVDSSNSSVLWQSFDHPTDTLLPGAKLGWDKLTGLNRRLVSWKNLNNPATGVYSDEIGLSFSLNQFFLAPHNNSMPYWSTGIYNGENFYSNSGMLTQNPLLSATVVGTDQEMYWTYNLVKEDIVTRNIIDSSGKVKMFFWSKQAQDWQVVYTQPLAPCDVYAICGPFTICNDNELPYCNCMEGFNITSPVDWDLQDRTGGCSRITPLECIGNKSTTHTTDKFYLVSCVTPQTAPKVEAATSASECAQVCLNDCSCTAYSFSDSRCSIWHNELLNIRALQCSGSTSSTGETLYLRVSAEDFHRVKNNRKGIVIGVATGTGVSALGLFALVLLVKIWRNRSKSSNILDCVQGCTRIIAFRYTDLQHVTTKFRDKLGAGSFGSVFKGVLNDSVAIAVKRLDGAYQGEKQFRAEVSSIGAVQHINLVKLVGFCCEGSNRLLVYEYMSNRSLDVHLFRNNPMILSWTTRYQIAIGVARGLAYLHEGCRDCIIHCDIKPENILLDDSFIPKVADFGMAKLLGREFSRVLTTMRGTAGYLAPEWISGVAVTQKVDVYSYGMMLLEIISGKRNSSASFSSGGNFDVYFPVHAAHKLLEGDVGSLVDQSLHGDVSLDEAELACKVACWCIQDNELDRPTMGQIVQILEGLVEIRMPPVPRHLEAMA; encoded by the coding sequence ATGCCTTTCCTCCCCATTGTTTTCACCTTGCTCTTCTTCCTACGCGCCCCAGCAAGTTCTGCCGCGACGGACACCATCTTCGCCGGCCAAGCACTTGGTGTCAACGACAACCTCGTCTCCAAGAATGGCAGGTACGCGCTTGGCTTCTTCAACACAAGCAGCAGCAAACCCTCCCAAGACACCACCAACTGGTACCTTGGCATATGGTTCAATACAGTCCCCAAACTTACTTCTGCATGGGTTGCAAATAGGGACACACCAATCAAGAACACCACCTCACTGGAGCTCACAATCTCCCACGATGGGAATCTGGTCATCTTAAACCGGTCCACCAAGTCCATAATCTGGTCTACAGAAGCAAACATCACAAGAAATAGCACCACTGCCATGCTGCTGAGTAGTGGAAATTTCATCCTAGTAGACTCTTCAAACTCATCAGTTCTGTGGCAGAGCTTTGATCATCCCACAGATACACTTCTCCCCGGAGCAAAGCTTGGATGGGACAAGCTCACTGGCCTCAACCGTCGTTTAGTTTCTTGGAAGAACTTGAACAACCCAGCTACTGGTGTGTATAGTGATGAGATAGGTCTCTCGTTTAGCCTAAACCAGTTCTTCCTAGCGCCACATAACAACTCCATGCCATATTGGTCGACAGGTATATACAATGGCGAAAACTTTTACTCAAATTCAGGGATGTTGACACAAAATCCACTTTTAAGTGCAACAGTTGTTGGCACTGACCAAGAGATGTACTGGACATATAATTTAGTAAAAGAAGATATCGTTACTCGAAATATTATTGACAGCTCAGGTAAAGTTAAGATGTTCTTTTGGTCCAAGCAGGCACAGGATTGGCAAGTGGTCTATACCCAACCACTAGCTCCGTGTGATGTCTATGCAATCTGTGGACCTTTCACAATTTGCAATGATAATGAGCTCCCATATTGCAATTGTATGGAGGGCTTCAACATAACATCCCCCGTGGACTGGGATCTACAAGATCGAACCGGTGGCTGCTCGAGAATTACTCCGTTAGAATGCATTGGCAATAAAAGCACAACTCATACTACAGATAAGTTCTACTTGGTGTCATGTGTTACGCCTCAGACTGCCCCAAAAGTAGAAGCTGCTACAAGCGCGAGTGAATGTGCACAAGTTTGCCTGAATGATTGCTCTTGCACCGCCTATTCCTTCAGTGACAGCAGATGTTCTATCTGGCATAATGAATTGCTCAACATAAGAGCACTGCAATGTAGTGGCAGTACAAGTTCAACTGGAGAAACTCTTTACCTTCGTGTTTCTGCTGAAGATTTCCACAGAGTGAAAAACAACAGAAAGGGGATTGTTATCGGAGTTGCAACTGGTACAGGTGTTTCTGCTCTAGGATTATTTGCACTTGTTCTCCTGGTAAAGATTTGGAGAAACAGAAGTAAGAGCTCCAATATACTGGATTGTGTTCAAGGTTGTACCAGAATCATTGCCTTTAGATACACTGATTTACAGCATGTCACAACAAAATTCAGAGATAAATTGGGGGCAGGCAGTTTTGGTTCTGTATTCAAGGGGGTTTTAAATGACTCGGTAGCTATAGCAGTGAAAAGGCTTGACGGTGCTTATCAAGGAGAGAAGCAATTCAGAGCTGAAGTGAGCTCGATTGGAGCTGTCCAACACATCAATTTAGTTAAGCTTGTCGGTTTCTGTTGTGAGGGTTCCAATAGGTTGCTTGTTTACGAATACATGTCAAACCGCTCTCTTGATGTCCATTTATTTCGAAACAATCCGATGATATTGAGTTGGACTACTAGATATCAGATAGCCATAGGGGTTGCTCGAGGTTTAGCCTACTTGCATGAGGGATGTCGAGACTGCATCATACACTGTGATATTAAGCCAGAAAACATACTTCTTGATGATTCATTCATTCCCAAAGTTGCAGACTTTGGAATGGCAAAGCTTTTGGGAAGGGAATTTAGCCGAGTACTGACTACAATGAGAGGAACTGCAGGGTACCTTGCACCTGAATGGATCAGTGGTGTTGCTGTTACACAAAAAGTCGATGTGTATAGCTATGGGATGATGTTGCTGGAAATTATATCTGGAAAAAGGAATTCAAGTGCATCATTTTCTAGTGGTGGCAACTTTGATGTTTATTTCCCTGTTCATGCCGCACACAAGCTTCTTGAAGGAGACGTTGGGAGTTTGGTCGATCAAAGTCTACATGGTGATGTCAGTCTGGATGAGGCTGAACTCGCTTGCAAGGTTGCATGTTGGTGCATTCAAGACAACGAGCTTGACAGACCAACAATGGGACAGATAGTTCAGATTCTCGAAGGGCTAGTTGAGATCAGGATGCCCCCGGTACCAAGACACCTCGAAGCTATGGCTTAA